From Zingiber officinale cultivar Zhangliang chromosome 5B, Zo_v1.1, whole genome shotgun sequence, the proteins below share one genomic window:
- the LOC121986745 gene encoding acyl transferase 4-like codes for MEIKKYTKTRFHPTQFPDGIKHHRHGVSLSAAKVIREALAKALVPYYPVAGRLVSFDDRIEVACNGEGVWFVEAAVADRSLNDWEAIPLSVVKEELLPSCPPHLNQQEMILMMQVTHFQCGGFVVGLKFSHLVFDGIGVGQFLKAIGEIACGQTHPSIDPFWYRDTIPASPMLSKSSLSLLTPKFDIVNSMYDFSIQTIERLKEKIAKETSNINSPPLSAIGDVCLTFAANIRHVLFQLPKAGYYGNCVYPLTITATGEQIMQASLAELVGLIKDAKESLPTKFKEWASGNFKEDPYKISISYNHLTLSDWRWIEFYETDYGWGIPNSISPKTHDFSFTCGILLKQPLPKDGVLEGQVVMKEHEQRFIDEINKCVNV; via the exons ATGGAGAtcaagaag TACACCAAGACCCGCTTTCATCCGACTCAATTTCCGGATGGAATCAAGCACCATCGTCATGGGGTGTCATTATCGGCTGCGAAGGTCATCCGGGAAGCCTTGGCCAAGGCTCTTGTCCCGTACTACCCCGTAGCAGGCCGCCTTGTCTCCTTCGACGACCGCATCGAGGTGGCCTGCAATGGCGAGGGCGTTTGGTTTGTGGAGGCGGCGGTGGCTGATCGCAGCCTGAATGACTGGGAGGCGATCCCCCTTAGCGTGGTGAAAGAGGAGCTGCTTCCGAGTTGTCCCCCTCATCTGAACCAACAAGAAATGATACTGATGATGCAG GTGACCCATTTTCAATGTGGTGGATTTGTTGTTGGACTCAAATTCAGTCACTTGGTGTTTGATGGCATCGGCGTTGGACAATTCTTAAAAGCCATAGGCGAGATTGCTTGCGGTCAAACTCATCCCTCTATCGATCCATTCTGGTATAGAGACACGATTCCCGCCTCTCCAATGCTCTCAAAGTCATCACTTTCACTTCTCACACCCAAGTTTGACATTGTGAATTCCATGTATGATTTCTCGATTCAAACCATAGAAAGATTGAAGGAAAAAATTGCAAAAGAGACATCCAATATCAATTCACCACCTTTGAG TGCCATTGGAGATGTGTGCCTCACCTTTGCTGCTAATATTCGTCATGTATTGTTCCAACTGCCAAAGGCCGGCTATTATGGAAATTGTGTCTATCCCTTAACTATCACAGCAACCGGTGAGCAAATCATGCAGGCATCACTTGCAGAATTAGTCGGGCTCATTAAAGATGCTAAAGAAAGTTTACCCACAAAGTTTAAGGAATGGGCTTCAGGCAACTTCAAGGAAGATCCATATAAGATTTCAATTAGCTACAATCATTTGACTTTGTCAGATTGGAGATGGATAGAGTTTTATGAAACAGACTATGGATGGGGAATACCCAACTCTATTTCCCCTAAAACACATGACTTTTCCTTCACTTGTGGCATCCTTCTAAAGCAGCCTTTGCCTAAGGACGGTGTTTTGGAAGGACAAGTAGTCATGAAGGAGCATGAGCAAAGGTTTATTGATGAAATCAACAAATGCGTAAATGTGTAG